From a region of the Nonlabens sp. Hel1_33_55 genome:
- a CDS encoding ABC transporter substrate-binding protein, whose translation MPLKCYQQVSQTSIFATMNKWWSLLLFTIIFYSCSSDTNQIDPTTVFRYNEHANITSLDPAFSKDQRNIWACNLIYNGLVKLDNELQVVSDIADNWEVSIDGRTYNFKLKDSIYFHENSAFAKANSSQTILQKVTASDFKYSLERLTDPRVASPGAWVMSNVKSISAPADNELIIELNQPFPAFLGLLTMKYCSVIPEASRLKPDYDQRSNPIGTGPFYMKRWEENVKLVLRKNEHYFETDEKGEPLPYLEAVAITFKNDKQSEFLEFAQGNLDFINALDPSYKDELLTTQGELKPAYVSSVNMIKAPFLNTEYLGLQLDSETPELQSLKLRRAINLGFDRVQMIKYLRNNIGTPATSGFIPAGLPAGGQIKGFEYDPMEARILVNEYIRETGDENPQVVISTNANYLDLCEYIQKELEKAGIDVAVEVMPPSTLRQARSAGQLDAFRSSWIADYPDAENYLSLFYSENFAPNGPNYTHFSNEKYDELYEQALAIPDPKQREELYIKMDSLIIENAAIVPLYYDQSVRFISKNVHGLETNGINILDLTRVYKTAD comes from the coding sequence ATGCCTTTGAAATGCTATCAACAAGTCTCACAAACCAGTATCTTTGCGACCATGAATAAATGGTGGTCACTCCTACTTTTCACGATCATTTTTTACAGCTGTTCTAGCGATACAAATCAGATCGATCCTACAACGGTTTTCCGTTATAATGAGCATGCAAACATCACAAGTCTAGATCCAGCATTCTCAAAAGATCAACGAAATATCTGGGCTTGTAATTTGATCTACAACGGTCTAGTGAAGCTTGACAATGAACTTCAAGTAGTTTCCGATATTGCTGATAATTGGGAAGTTAGCATCGATGGACGTACCTATAACTTTAAGTTGAAAGATAGCATCTATTTTCATGAGAATTCCGCTTTCGCGAAAGCGAACTCATCTCAAACTATATTACAAAAAGTTACTGCTTCAGATTTTAAATATTCATTAGAACGCCTCACAGATCCTAGAGTCGCATCTCCTGGCGCATGGGTCATGAGCAATGTGAAAAGCATTTCAGCTCCTGCAGACAATGAATTGATCATTGAATTAAACCAGCCGTTTCCAGCCTTTTTGGGATTGTTGACCATGAAATATTGTTCAGTCATTCCAGAAGCTAGCCGACTCAAACCTGATTATGACCAGCGATCCAATCCTATAGGAACTGGCCCATTTTACATGAAACGCTGGGAAGAAAATGTAAAACTAGTATTGCGAAAGAATGAGCATTACTTTGAAACAGATGAAAAAGGCGAGCCACTTCCCTATCTAGAAGCCGTTGCCATTACTTTCAAAAATGACAAGCAGTCAGAATTTCTGGAATTTGCTCAAGGAAATCTTGATTTTATCAACGCCTTAGATCCTAGCTATAAGGACGAGCTGCTGACCACGCAAGGTGAACTCAAACCTGCCTACGTATCTAGTGTGAATATGATTAAAGCTCCATTTCTTAATACAGAATATCTGGGATTACAGCTAGACAGTGAAACACCAGAATTGCAAAGCTTGAAATTACGACGCGCAATTAATCTAGGTTTTGATAGAGTTCAAATGATCAAATACCTACGCAATAATATTGGAACACCAGCTACCAGCGGTTTTATACCTGCAGGCCTACCTGCCGGTGGACAGATCAAGGGTTTCGAATATGATCCTATGGAAGCAAGAATTCTGGTGAATGAATATATAAGAGAAACCGGCGATGAAAATCCGCAGGTGGTGATAAGCACAAATGCTAATTACCTTGATCTATGCGAGTATATCCAAAAGGAATTGGAAAAGGCTGGAATCGATGTAGCGGTTGAAGTGATGCCACCATCCACATTACGCCAGGCGCGCAGCGCTGGTCAATTGGACGCTTTTAGATCCAGTTGGATCGCAGATTATCCTGATGCCGAAAATTACTTGTCATTGTTTTATTCTGAAAACTTTGCTCCAAACGGACCTAATTACACGCATTTCTCAAACGAGAAATATGATGAATTGTATGAGCAAGCTCTAGCAATTCCAGATCCAAAGCAACGTGAAGAGTTATATATAAAAATGGATTCACTCATTATTGAAAATGCTGCGATCGTTCCATTGTATTACGATCAAAGCGTCCGTTTTATCAGTAAGAATGTACATGGTCTAGAAACTAACGGAATCAATATTCTGGATCTTACCAGAGTTTATAAAACAGCCGATTAA
- a CDS encoding alcohol dehydrogenase, whose protein sequence is MKAARFMKQGGDLEIVDMDKPTPKNNEILIKVEACGVCHSDVFVKQGAMGNEFPRTPGHEVVGIIEELGSDVTSLKKGQRVGIGWHGGHCFTCDPCRRGKFINCENAKVSGISYDGGYAEYMTAPYEAAAAIPEELKSTEAAPLLCAGITVYNGMRNAGLRAGDTVAVQGIGGLGHLAIQYANKMGMRTIAISTSEDKKKLAMELGAHEFIATDNVDAVEKLQEMGGADLIVATAPHADAISSVIDGLAMDGTMLLIAATPDNVEVSPMQLLQARKSLKGWPSGTAPDSEDTLNFSAMTGTKPMIEEFALKDANEAFEKMMNNETRFRAVLNMSL, encoded by the coding sequence ATGAAAGCAGCACGATTTATGAAACAAGGCGGCGATCTGGAAATTGTCGATATGGACAAACCAACGCCCAAGAATAATGAGATTTTAATAAAAGTAGAAGCCTGTGGTGTTTGTCACAGCGATGTCTTTGTAAAACAAGGCGCGATGGGAAATGAATTTCCTAGAACTCCAGGGCATGAAGTTGTTGGAATTATTGAGGAATTAGGTAGTGATGTGACCAGTCTCAAAAAAGGACAACGAGTAGGAATAGGCTGGCATGGTGGTCACTGCTTTACCTGTGATCCCTGCAGACGTGGTAAATTTATCAATTGCGAGAACGCAAAAGTTTCTGGAATATCCTATGATGGCGGTTATGCAGAATATATGACAGCACCTTATGAAGCTGCAGCAGCCATTCCAGAAGAACTAAAAAGTACGGAAGCGGCACCTTTATTATGCGCAGGTATCACAGTTTATAATGGTATGCGTAATGCTGGATTGAGAGCTGGAGATACGGTAGCTGTTCAAGGAATTGGTGGTTTGGGTCACCTTGCCATTCAATATGCCAATAAAATGGGAATGCGTACGATTGCTATTTCTACCAGCGAAGACAAGAAAAAGCTTGCCATGGAATTAGGGGCTCATGAATTTATAGCTACAGATAATGTAGATGCCGTTGAAAAACTACAAGAAATGGGCGGCGCAGATTTAATTGTTGCCACAGCACCACATGCAGATGCAATTTCAAGCGTAATAGATGGTCTAGCCATGGACGGTACTATGTTACTAATCGCAGCCACACCTGATAATGTAGAAGTTTCACCTATGCAATTGCTACAAGCCCGCAAGAGTTTGAAAGGATGGCCTAGTGGTACAGCGCCAGATAGTGAGGACACGCTCAACTTTAGCGCGATGACTGGGACAAAGCCCATGATTGAAGAATTTGCTTTGAAAGATGCTAATGAAGCTTTTGAGAAGATGATGAATAACGAGACTCGTTTTAGAGCGGTACTCAATATGAGTTTGTAG
- a CDS encoding RsmB/NOP family class I SAM-dependent RNA methyltransferase has product MRFHHNLLQATVDALHNIFNDGKYADQAIQRILKKDTRWGSRDRGFIAETTYDIVRYKRLYAAIANVKEPFKPADLWRMTAVWIVLKGHDVPAWEEYYNTPVRRIKGKFDELSATTKYKESIPDWMDELGKKELGEELWNKEIHALNEQADVVLRANTLHTDVQTLKEKLTALEISTKTDERFPDALILDERANVFQTELFQNGLFEVQDAGSQTIAPFAQVEPGMRVMDSCAGAGGKSLHLAALMENKGQIISTDIYNGKLNELKRRARRAGAHNIETRLIDSTKVIKKLDGKMDRLVIDAPCSGLGVLRRNPDAKWKLEPEFLDNIKKTQQEILQSYSRVVKPEGMMVYATCSILPSENERQVETFLNSEAGANFELEDSQSLLAHRDGFDGFYMARLKKNS; this is encoded by the coding sequence ATGAGATTTCACCACAATTTACTACAGGCCACCGTGGATGCCCTGCACAATATATTTAACGACGGCAAATATGCAGATCAAGCGATCCAACGCATCTTAAAAAAAGATACTCGTTGGGGTTCCAGGGATCGCGGTTTCATTGCCGAAACCACGTATGACATCGTTCGTTATAAAAGACTTTATGCAGCGATCGCAAATGTAAAAGAACCTTTCAAACCAGCCGATTTATGGCGCATGACAGCCGTATGGATTGTGCTAAAAGGACATGATGTTCCTGCCTGGGAAGAATATTATAACACGCCGGTACGACGCATCAAAGGAAAGTTTGATGAGCTATCTGCCACAACAAAATACAAAGAATCCATTCCAGACTGGATGGATGAATTGGGTAAAAAAGAACTGGGCGAGGAACTCTGGAATAAGGAAATTCATGCTCTTAATGAGCAGGCAGATGTGGTATTGCGCGCCAATACATTACATACTGATGTTCAAACTTTAAAGGAAAAACTAACGGCCTTAGAAATTTCAACTAAAACCGACGAGCGTTTTCCAGATGCCTTGATTCTTGATGAAAGAGCCAACGTTTTTCAAACGGAATTGTTTCAAAATGGCCTCTTTGAAGTACAGGATGCCGGTTCCCAAACCATAGCACCTTTTGCTCAAGTGGAGCCTGGTATGCGAGTGATGGACTCTTGTGCTGGAGCTGGTGGGAAATCCCTGCACCTCGCGGCACTAATGGAAAATAAAGGTCAAATCATATCTACTGACATTTATAACGGTAAACTCAATGAACTGAAACGTCGCGCTCGTCGCGCTGGAGCTCATAACATTGAAACACGCCTTATTGATTCTACCAAAGTGATTAAGAAACTGGACGGTAAAATGGACAGGCTCGTGATTGATGCGCCTTGTAGTGGTTTAGGTGTTTTGCGACGCAATCCAGATGCAAAGTGGAAACTAGAGCCAGAATTTCTGGATAACATTAAAAAGACACAGCAAGAAATCTTGCAATCCTACAGTCGTGTGGTAAAACCAGAAGGAATGATGGTTTATGCTACCTGCTCCATTTTACCTTCAGAAAATGAAAGGCAAGTGGAAACATTCCTAAATTCTGAGGCTGGAGCCAACTTTGAATTGGAAGATTCACAATCTCTTTTAGCTCATCGTGATGGTTTTGATGGGTTTTATATGGCTCGATTAAAAAAGAACTCCTAA
- a CDS encoding endonuclease encodes MSRFLLTSLFFSFFLATAQPPQGYYSSTQGLSGYELKTELKEIITNGFDGQSYGDLIDLYQTSDNDDYYDANQSFTILDMYSENPDGADPYSYAFNENCGNVSSNEGFCYNREHLYPQGFFNGEDIMRNDAHHVVPTDGQVNGRRSNFPFGEVNNPTFTSRNGSKVGPSVTLGFSQTVFEPLDEFKGDIARSLLYFATRYEDNWDDNSWDDKDANVSDPRGGPNKNQWYEQWFIDLLVQWHDQDPVGQREIDRNNDVFDYQNNRNPFIDNPEWVNMIWSTTASLNDQDLAGISLYPNPSTGVFQISNLNEPASVTVYDVSGRMIFMDQMTVDNRFSIDGNGMYLVKLDTDLSSKTFKVIVK; translated from the coding sequence ATGAGCAGATTTCTACTCACTTCTCTATTCTTCAGTTTTTTCCTCGCTACCGCACAGCCACCACAAGGTTATTATAGCAGCACGCAAGGGTTATCAGGCTATGAACTTAAAACGGAATTAAAAGAAATAATCACCAATGGCTTTGATGGTCAATCTTATGGTGACCTGATAGATTTATACCAAACATCTGACAATGATGATTATTATGATGCCAACCAATCGTTTACGATTCTTGACATGTATTCAGAAAATCCAGATGGTGCAGATCCTTATTCCTACGCATTCAACGAGAATTGCGGAAATGTAAGTTCCAACGAAGGTTTCTGCTATAATCGGGAACACCTATATCCGCAAGGATTTTTTAATGGAGAGGATATCATGCGTAATGATGCGCACCACGTTGTACCAACAGATGGTCAGGTGAATGGAAGACGTAGCAACTTCCCTTTTGGTGAAGTAAACAACCCAACATTTACTTCACGTAACGGTAGTAAAGTCGGACCATCAGTAACTCTTGGATTTTCACAAACTGTTTTTGAACCACTTGATGAATTCAAAGGAGACATAGCGCGTAGTCTGTTATATTTTGCGACTCGGTATGAGGATAATTGGGATGACAACTCCTGGGACGATAAGGATGCCAATGTAAGCGATCCACGTGGTGGACCTAACAAGAATCAATGGTATGAGCAATGGTTCATCGATTTATTGGTACAATGGCACGATCAAGATCCTGTAGGCCAGCGTGAGATCGATCGCAATAATGACGTATTTGATTATCAAAATAACCGCAATCCATTCATAGATAATCCTGAATGGGTGAATATGATTTGGTCCACTACGGCTTCATTAAACGATCAAGATTTAGCGGGAATCTCCTTATATCCAAATCCTTCCACTGGCGTTTTCCAAATTTCAAATCTAAATGAACCAGCTTCTGTGACGGTTTATGATGTTTCTGGGAGAATGATATTTATGGATCAAATGACGGTTGATAACCGATTTAGTATCGATGGTAATGGAATGTATCTCGTGAAATTGGATACTGATTTGTCAAGCAAAACCTTTAAGGTGATAGTTAAATAA
- a CDS encoding tRNA dihydrouridine synthase, whose amino-acid sequence MRDFQLLSSPLQGFTDFRFRNAFHEFYGGIDTFYAPYIRFNGKLEIKASYQRDLDPENNQVPELIPQVMTADADEFLLAANYIKSLGYNELNWNLGCPYPMVTKRGMGSGLICNHIGIDHILERVHAETDVTISMKMRLGYHETTEILESFETLKKYPLKSIAVHARTGKQLYKGGVHLDAFEKCIEQSPHLLYYNGDITSVDIFQERLERFSTIEHFMIGRGLIADPYLPLMIKQDLKDYPADRWERFKAFHDQIFTHYDEFLQGPTPIKMKMQGFWGYFAEQFENPQKTFKKIKKAGNTRNYQIAVNEILNSVK is encoded by the coding sequence ATGCGCGATTTCCAACTACTTTCCTCGCCATTGCAAGGCTTTACCGACTTTAGATTCCGCAATGCGTTTCATGAGTTTTATGGTGGGATTGATACCTTTTATGCGCCTTACATTCGATTTAACGGTAAACTGGAGATCAAAGCTTCCTACCAGCGGGATCTGGATCCTGAAAATAATCAAGTACCAGAATTGATTCCGCAAGTGATGACCGCAGATGCAGATGAATTTTTGCTGGCTGCGAATTACATCAAATCCTTGGGCTATAATGAACTCAACTGGAATCTAGGTTGTCCCTATCCCATGGTTACCAAACGCGGCATGGGTTCTGGATTGATCTGTAACCACATTGGAATTGATCACATACTAGAAAGAGTCCACGCCGAAACGGACGTGACCATCTCCATGAAAATGCGATTGGGCTATCACGAGACTACCGAGATTTTAGAATCTTTTGAAACTCTCAAGAAATATCCTTTGAAAAGCATTGCCGTTCATGCTCGTACGGGAAAACAATTGTACAAAGGTGGCGTACACCTAGACGCATTTGAAAAGTGCATTGAGCAATCACCGCATCTACTCTATTACAATGGCGATATAACGAGCGTAGATATTTTCCAAGAGCGCCTGGAGCGCTTTTCCACTATTGAACATTTCATGATAGGCCGCGGTCTGATTGCAGATCCCTATTTACCGCTAATGATCAAACAAGATCTAAAAGATTATCCCGCAGACCGTTGGGAACGATTTAAAGCGTTTCATGATCAAATTTTTACTCATTACGATGAGTTTCTTCAAGGACCAACGCCTATCAAGATGAAGATGCAAGGCTTCTGGGGTTATTTTGCTGAACAATTTGAAAACCCACAAAAAACATTCAAAAAAATAAAGAAAGCTGGAAACACTAGAAATTACCAGATCGCGGTCAATGAAATATTGAATTCGGTTAAGTAG
- a CDS encoding WD40/YVTN/BNR-like repeat-containing protein has product MNKIILFVIPFLLLSCKKENQSSYQIPQEVSIELESLSTDSLSVRALDVKDDTFWFAGNRSTYGSCHDSLPGIHKGRVLYNGNDQLEFRSIAITTDYTFILTAGNPALIYRISHENDSLALVYEESGEKVFYDSMKFWNDTDGIAMGDPQTDCFTVLTTYDGGDSWSKIDCDQLPKIVEGEAAYAASNSNIALQGDHIWIATGGMASRILHSPDHGKTWEIQETPITNGGEMTGIYAVDFYDEKLGVIIGGDWNSKENKVANKAITYDGGATWELIADGNGPGYCSDITFVPNTDGNELLAVGSPGIWWSGNQGKDWKQLSTTGFYTIAMSNDATGLLAGSNHISRFELKRK; this is encoded by the coding sequence ATGAATAAAATCATTCTGTTCGTCATTCCTTTTCTTTTGTTATCCTGTAAAAAGGAAAACCAATCATCTTATCAAATACCGCAAGAAGTCTCTATAGAGTTGGAATCCCTATCAACAGATTCCTTAAGTGTGCGGGCTCTGGACGTGAAGGACGATACATTTTGGTTTGCAGGAAACCGCAGTACCTATGGCTCATGTCACGATAGCTTGCCAGGAATACATAAAGGACGTGTCCTGTATAACGGAAACGACCAATTGGAATTTAGATCCATCGCGATCACGACAGATTATACTTTTATCCTAACAGCGGGAAATCCAGCGTTGATCTATCGCATTTCACACGAGAATGACTCACTGGCATTGGTTTATGAGGAATCTGGTGAGAAGGTATTTTACGACAGTATGAAATTCTGGAACGATACCGATGGAATTGCCATGGGCGACCCACAAACCGACTGCTTTACAGTATTGACCACATACGATGGTGGTGATAGCTGGTCAAAAATAGACTGCGATCAATTGCCTAAAATTGTGGAAGGTGAGGCTGCCTATGCTGCCAGTAATTCCAACATTGCATTACAAGGCGACCACATCTGGATTGCGACAGGTGGCATGGCTTCAAGAATTCTACACAGTCCTGACCACGGTAAGACCTGGGAAATTCAGGAAACACCCATAACAAATGGCGGTGAGATGACGGGAATTTATGCAGTTGATTTTTATGATGAAAAGTTGGGAGTTATAATAGGTGGCGACTGGAATAGTAAGGAGAATAAAGTTGCTAATAAGGCCATTACCTATGATGGTGGAGCTACCTGGGAACTTATAGCAGATGGCAATGGTCCAGGTTATTGCAGTGATATTACTTTTGTTCCCAACACAGATGGAAACGAACTCCTAGCGGTTGGAAGTCCCGGCATTTGGTGGAGCGGCAATCAAGGAAAGGATTGGAAACAGCTTTCAACTACAGGATTTTATACCATCGCCATGTCAAACGATGCAACCGGATTGCTAGCCGGAAGCAACCACATAAGCCGATTTGAACTAAAGAGAAAATAA
- a CDS encoding SMP-30/gluconolactonase/LRE family protein — MKYLPFFLLSILFTGCKIPVKRITTMPIKQDAKLTLIAEIPDLTHAESVAHDPNYNRLYVSVQGEQEPGDGSIATIDLEGNIIDRNFTTGLNNPKGIAVLEDWIYVSDATVLVEISRQSGEVTNRYKVGDEQSLNDVATDDKGNVYVSDIRSSSIYRLDADKRFTKWMNTLELENPNGLLAIGNDLYIGGWGSPGSENSEGNTQGRFLKVNINTKVIEKVTPVPQGNLDGIQVFDNNNFLVSDWRRGTIYKISRSGEVSVFMTSEASVGDILYIRDKKLLALPLNFQNKVLLYNVN, encoded by the coding sequence ATGAAGTACCTACCATTCTTTTTGCTTTCCATCCTTTTCACAGGCTGTAAAATTCCCGTAAAACGCATCACCACCATGCCCATAAAGCAGGATGCAAAACTCACATTGATTGCTGAAATACCTGATCTGACCCATGCAGAATCTGTTGCGCATGATCCCAACTATAATAGGTTGTACGTTTCTGTTCAAGGTGAGCAAGAGCCTGGAGATGGTAGTATTGCGACCATTGATCTTGAGGGAAATATCATTGATAGAAACTTCACCACAGGCTTGAATAATCCTAAAGGCATCGCGGTTTTAGAGGATTGGATTTACGTTTCTGATGCTACCGTATTGGTTGAGATCAGTCGGCAGTCAGGTGAGGTAACCAATAGATACAAGGTTGGTGATGAGCAATCCTTGAATGACGTAGCGACAGATGATAAGGGTAATGTGTACGTTTCTGACATTCGCAGTTCTTCCATCTATAGACTAGACGCTGATAAACGATTTACGAAATGGATGAATACCTTAGAACTAGAAAACCCTAACGGATTGCTAGCAATAGGTAACGATTTGTACATAGGTGGTTGGGGATCGCCAGGATCTGAAAATAGCGAGGGAAATACCCAAGGTCGTTTTCTCAAAGTCAATATTAATACTAAAGTGATCGAAAAAGTAACACCAGTACCACAAGGTAATCTGGATGGTATTCAAGTATTTGATAATAATAACTTTTTAGTTTCTGACTGGCGCAGAGGTACGATCTACAAAATCTCCAGATCTGGCGAGGTCAGTGTCTTTATGACCTCAGAAGCTAGTGTAGGCGATATTCTATACATAAGAGATAAGAAACTACTCGCGCTACCTCTCAACTTTCAAAATAAAGTATTGCTTTACAACGTAAATTAA
- the mtaB gene encoding tRNA (N(6)-L-threonylcarbamoyladenosine(37)-C(2))-methylthiotransferase MtaB → MNAVADKKSVAFYTLGCKLNFSETSTIARDFDKQGYDRKEFDEPADIYVINTCSVTENADKRFKTIVKKAQKQNKDAFTIAVGCYAQLKPEELAAVDGVDLVLGATEKFKITDYINQLSKDQPAQIHSCEIDEADFYVGSYSIGDRTRAFLKVQDGCDYKCTYCTIPLARGISRSDTMENVLQNARDIAAQDIKEIVLTGVNIGDYGKGEFGNKRHEHTFLDLVKELDQVEGIERLRISSIEPNLLKNETIELVSRSRAFVPHFHIPLQSGSNELLGKMKRRYNRELYVDRVARIKETMPDCCIGVDVIVGFPGETDDHFMDTYKFLSDLDISYLHVFTYSERENTEAAVMDGVVPMNVRKKRSKMLRGLSVKKRRAFYESQLGNTKTVLWEAENKEGFIHGFTENYVKVKTYYNPELVNELQTVQLVEIDEDGIVRVQVL, encoded by the coding sequence ATGAACGCCGTAGCAGACAAAAAATCAGTGGCTTTTTATACGTTGGGATGTAAGCTAAACTTTAGCGAGACATCAACCATAGCGCGTGATTTTGACAAGCAAGGTTATGATCGCAAGGAGTTTGATGAGCCTGCAGATATCTATGTGATTAACACCTGTAGCGTTACTGAAAATGCTGATAAGCGGTTTAAAACGATTGTAAAAAAAGCCCAAAAGCAAAACAAGGATGCTTTTACTATAGCTGTAGGTTGTTATGCGCAATTAAAGCCAGAAGAATTGGCCGCGGTAGATGGAGTAGACCTAGTGTTGGGAGCAACGGAAAAATTCAAGATTACCGATTATATCAATCAGCTATCTAAGGATCAGCCGGCACAGATCCATTCCTGTGAAATCGATGAGGCCGATTTTTATGTGGGTTCCTATTCTATAGGCGATAGAACGAGAGCCTTTCTCAAGGTTCAGGATGGTTGTGATTATAAGTGTACCTATTGTACCATACCGTTGGCACGAGGCATTTCACGTAGCGATACGATGGAAAATGTATTGCAAAATGCTCGAGACATCGCAGCGCAGGATATTAAAGAAATCGTTTTGACGGGTGTCAATATAGGTGACTATGGAAAAGGCGAATTTGGTAACAAGCGTCATGAACATACATTTCTTGATTTAGTGAAAGAGTTGGATCAAGTAGAAGGAATTGAACGCTTGCGTATTTCATCGATTGAACCCAATCTATTGAAAAACGAGACCATTGAATTGGTTTCCAGATCCAGAGCTTTTGTCCCGCATTTTCACATACCGCTGCAATCTGGTAGTAATGAGTTGTTAGGTAAAATGAAACGCCGCTACAATAGAGAGTTATATGTGGATCGCGTGGCTCGCATCAAAGAAACCATGCCAGATTGCTGCATAGGCGTTGATGTAATCGTGGGTTTCCCAGGCGAGACCGATGATCATTTTATGGACACATACAAGTTCCTGAGTGATTTAGACATTTCCTATCTGCATGTGTTTACCTATTCAGAACGTGAGAATACAGAAGCCGCTGTCATGGACGGCGTTGTCCCAATGAATGTGCGTAAAAAACGTTCTAAAATGTTGCGCGGATTATCCGTCAAAAAGCGCCGTGCGTTCTATGAAAGCCAATTGGGTAACACCAAAACTGTCCTTTGGGAAGCCGAAAACAAAGAAGGATTCATACATGGTTTTACTGAGAATTATGTAAAAGTCAAAACGTATTACAATCCAGAATTGGTCAATGAATTGCAAACGGTTCAATTAGTTGAGATTGACGAAGATGGGATCGTGCGTGTGCAAGTTTTGTAG
- a CDS encoding GNAT family N-acetyltransferase, which translates to MKREAVVLNTDVKLLPIAIDEQERLRRMMHLIYKPVYQHLWQDNGEAYVESQYNRDQVMTELALENARYYFVEYKDEVMGMLRYLFDCPYPESAHHNVTKLHRIYLDPATHGSGIGGLLVNYVVDQAAQAGQKSVWLECMDTQEPAIKFYHKMGFYTERPFQLDSPSMKPEFRGMLLMKKDL; encoded by the coding sequence ATGAAAAGAGAAGCTGTGGTACTCAATACAGATGTAAAACTCTTACCAATCGCCATCGATGAACAAGAACGTTTGAGGCGCATGATGCATCTTATTTACAAACCCGTATATCAACATTTGTGGCAGGACAATGGTGAAGCTTATGTAGAATCTCAGTACAATCGAGATCAAGTCATGACTGAATTGGCTCTGGAAAATGCCAGATATTATTTTGTTGAATATAAAGACGAAGTCATGGGCATGTTGCGCTATCTTTTTGACTGTCCATATCCTGAAAGCGCTCACCATAATGTTACAAAACTGCACCGCATCTATCTCGATCCAGCTACTCATGGTTCTGGGATAGGTGGATTACTTGTGAATTATGTAGTGGATCAGGCTGCACAGGCGGGTCAAAAATCGGTATGGTTGGAATGTATGGACACACAGGAACCAGCAATTAAATTCTACCATAAAATGGGCTTTTATACAGAACGTCCGTTTCAGCTAGATTCGCCAAGTATGAAACCAGAATTTCGCGGTATGCTGCTCATGAAAAAGGACCTTTGA